From the genome of Mastomys coucha isolate ucsf_1 unplaced genomic scaffold, UCSF_Mcou_1 pScaffold6, whole genome shotgun sequence, one region includes:
- the Foxa1 gene encoding hepatocyte nuclear factor 3-alpha — translation MLGTVKMEGHESNDWNSYYADTQEAYSSVPVSNMNSGLGSMNSMNTYMTMNTMTTSGNMTPASFNMSYANPGLGAGLSPGAVAGMPGGSAGAMNSMTAAGVTAMGAALSPGGMGSMGAQPAASMNGLGPYAAAMNPCMSPMAYAPSNLGRSRAGGGGDAKTFKRSYPHAKPPYSYISLITMAIQQAPSKMLTLSEIYQWIMDLFPYYRQNQQRWQNSIRHSLSFNDCFVKVARSPDKPGKGSYWTLHPDSGNMFENGCYLRRQKRFKCEKQPGAGGGSGGGGSKGVPESRKDPSGSGNPSAESPLHRAVHGKASQLEGAPAPGPAASPQTLDHSGATATGGASELKSPTSSSAPPISSGPGALASVPPSHPAHGLAPHESQLHLKGDPHYSFNHPFSINNLMSSSEQQHKLDFKAYEQALQYSPYGATLPASLPLGSASVATRSPIEPSALEPAYYQGVYSRPVLNTS, via the exons ATGTTAGGGACTGTGAAGATGGAAGGGCATGAGAGCAACGACTGGAACAGCTACTACGCGGACACGCAGGag GCCTACTCCTCTGTCCCTGTCAGCAACATGAACTCCGGCCTGGGCTCTATGAACTCCATGAACACCTACATGACCATGAACACCATGACCACGAGCGGCAACATGACCCCGGCTTCCTTCAACATGTCCTACGCTAACCCGGGCTTAGGGGCCGGCCTGAGTCCCGGTGCTGTGGCGGGCATGCCCGGGGGCTCTGCAGGCGCCATGAACAGCATGACTGCGGCCGGCGTCACGGCCATGGGTGCGGCGCTGAGCCCGGGAGGCATGGGCTCCATGGGCGCGCAGCCCGCGGCCTCCATGAACGGCCTGGGTCCCTACGCAGCTGCCATGAACCCGTGCATGAGCCCCATGGCGTACGCGCCGTCCAACCTGGGTCGCAGCCGCGCGGGGGGCGGCGGCGACGCCAAGACGTTCAAGCGCAGCTACCCCCATGCCAAGCCGCCTTACTCCTACATCTCGCTCATCACCATGGCCATCCAGCAGGCACCGAGCAAGATGCTCACGCTGAGCGAGATCTACCAATGGATCATGGACCTCTTCCCCTATTACCGTCAGAATCAGCAGCGCTGGCAGAACTCGATCCGCCACTCGCTGTCTTTCAACGATTGTTTCGTCAAGGTGGCGCGATCCCCGGACAAGCCGGGCAAGGGCTCCTACTGGACGCTGCACCCGGACTCCGGCAACATGTTCGAGAACGGCTGCTACTTGCGTCGTCAGAAGCGCTTCAAGTGTGAGAAGCAGCCGGGGGCCGGAGGTGGGAGCGGGGGCGGCGGCTCCAAGGGGGTCCCAGAAAGCCGCAAGGACCCCTCAGGCTCGGGGAACCCCAGCGCCGAATCACCCCTTCACCGGGCTGTGCACGGAAAGGCTAGCCAGCTAGAGGGCGCGCCGGCCCCCGGGCCCGCCGCCAGCCCCCAGACTCTGGACCACAGTGGGGCCACGGCGACAGGGGGCGCTTCGGAGTTGAAGTCTCCAACGTCTTCATCTGCGCCCCCCATAAGCTCTGGGCCAGGGGCGCTGGCATCTGTACCCCCCTCTCACCCGGCGCACGGCCTGGCACCCCACGAATCTCAGCTGCACCTGAAAGGGGACCCCCACTACTCTTTTAATCACCCTTTCTCCATCAACAACCTCATGTCCTCCTCTGAGCAGCAGCACAAGCTGGACTTCAAGGCATACGAGCAGGCGCTGCAGTACTCTCCTTATGGCGCTACCTTGCCCGCCAGTCTGCCCCTTGGCAGCGCCTCAGTGGCCACGAGGAGCCCCATCGAGCCCTCAGCCCTGGAGCCGGCCTACTACCAAGGTGTGTATTCCAGACCCGTGCTAAATACTTCCTAG